Proteins found in one Candidatus Eremiobacteraceae bacterium genomic segment:
- a CDS encoding M50 family metallopeptidase, with translation MALFLLVLGVLIIFHEFGHFIFAKRFGVRVSNFAVGFGPTIVKWTRGETTYRINALPLGGYCQMVGEDQADDGSADPGNFQHHPLWQRFIIIVAGPLFNLLLAVGIAAGIAWSVGIPLGPTNIVDSVEANSPAAQAGLQSGDQIETVNGQAFTSANELIAYIHAHPDQTLAVGILRDGAVKHVDIHTEKKTLGGHVVGALGFVPRQLFEHRSLGAAIGWGFTSTAAFIWLNAVGIGQMFAQHDISGLSGPVGIYRVFTQASQLGVMEALDLVGKISALLGFFNLLPIPALDGGRLVFLFVELVRGRPVDPEKEGLVHLTGFALLMVLVLFVTYHDIAMWVSGRGGL, from the coding sequence GTGGCTTTGTTCCTGCTCGTGCTGGGCGTCCTCATCATCTTCCACGAGTTCGGCCACTTCATCTTCGCCAAGCGTTTCGGCGTACGCGTGAGCAACTTCGCGGTCGGCTTCGGCCCGACGATCGTCAAATGGACGCGCGGCGAGACCACCTATCGCATCAACGCGCTGCCGCTGGGCGGCTATTGCCAGATGGTAGGCGAGGATCAGGCCGACGACGGCAGCGCCGATCCGGGCAATTTTCAGCATCATCCGCTGTGGCAGCGCTTCATCATCATCGTCGCTGGTCCGCTGTTCAATCTCTTGCTCGCAGTCGGCATCGCGGCGGGTATCGCGTGGTCCGTCGGCATCCCGCTGGGACCGACCAATATCGTCGACAGCGTCGAAGCCAACTCGCCGGCGGCGCAAGCCGGCTTGCAGTCCGGCGATCAGATCGAGACGGTCAACGGGCAGGCGTTCACCAGCGCAAACGAGCTCATCGCGTACATCCACGCGCACCCGGACCAGACGCTGGCCGTCGGCATCTTGCGCGACGGCGCGGTCAAACACGTCGACATCCACACCGAGAAGAAGACCCTTGGCGGACACGTCGTCGGCGCGCTCGGCTTCGTCCCTCGTCAGCTTTTCGAACATCGATCGCTCGGAGCAGCGATCGGATGGGGCTTTACCAGCACCGCGGCTTTCATCTGGCTCAACGCGGTCGGGATCGGCCAGATGTTCGCGCAGCATGACATCTCCGGTCTGTCTGGACCGGTCGGCATCTATCGGGTCTTCACCCAGGCGTCGCAGTTGGGGGTGATGGAGGCGCTCGATCTGGTCGGCAAGATCTCTGCGCTGCTCGGATTCTTCAACTTGCTGCCGATCCCGGCGCTCGACGGTGGCCGGCTGGTGTTCTTGTTCGTCGAGCTCGTGCGCGGCCGGCCGGTCGATCCTGAAAAAGAAGGTCTGGTCCACCTCACGGGTTTCGCGCTGTTGATGGTGCTCGTGCTATTCGTCACCTATCACGACATCGCGATGTGGGTGAGCGGACGAGGCGGTCTGTGA
- a CDS encoding phosphatidate cytidylyltransferase, which yields MSVTVANHMDAGQRLRQELSLKRIGIGLLVAAVGIGCVFARPLFGLLILVICLLSVVEFARLTQRAGAAASLWVAIPAVAAYVIETYFNLRVEPSMVVVVVIAAMIAALAGGVDRFAVRWGTTVIAALYLGKIASYLIAIRGINPAHTGAAYTLWLIIIVALTDISGMLVGLQFGRTPLAPRISPGKTWEGAIAAFVIPTVAGTLLGLLPQVGAPWYLGLTFAASVSLAAQLGDLVESALKRNAQVKDSGQLIVGHGGVLDRFDSYFLAGVVGYSILLWFGRVTP from the coding sequence GTGAGCGTCACCGTCGCCAATCATATGGACGCCGGCCAGCGGCTGCGCCAAGAGCTGTCGCTCAAACGCATCGGTATCGGCCTGCTCGTGGCGGCGGTCGGCATCGGCTGCGTCTTCGCGCGGCCGCTGTTCGGGCTGCTGATCCTCGTCATCTGCCTGTTGAGCGTGGTCGAGTTCGCGCGGCTGACGCAGCGCGCGGGCGCGGCGGCGTCGCTGTGGGTGGCCATACCGGCGGTCGCCGCCTACGTCATCGAGACGTACTTCAACCTGCGCGTCGAACCGAGCATGGTCGTCGTGGTCGTGATCGCCGCGATGATCGCGGCGCTAGCCGGCGGCGTGGACCGTTTCGCGGTGCGCTGGGGCACGACCGTGATCGCAGCGCTGTATCTGGGCAAGATCGCGTCCTACTTGATCGCCATTCGCGGCATCAATCCCGCGCATACCGGCGCCGCGTACACGCTGTGGCTGATCATCATCGTCGCGCTGACCGACATCTCCGGCATGCTGGTCGGGCTGCAGTTCGGACGCACGCCGCTCGCACCGCGCATCTCGCCCGGCAAGACGTGGGAAGGCGCCATCGCGGCGTTCGTGATCCCGACGGTCGCCGGCACGCTCTTAGGACTGTTGCCTCAGGTCGGTGCCCCGTGGTATCTCGGCCTCACGTTTGCGGCGAGCGTTTCGCTGGCGGCGCAGCTCGGCGACTTGGTCGAGTCCGCGCTCAAGCGCAACGCCCAGGTCAAGGACTCGGGCCAACTGATCGTCGGCCACGGCGGCGTGCTCGACCGGTTCGACTCGTACTTCTTGGCGGGCGTGGTCGGGTATTCGATTCTCTTATGGTTCGGCCGCGTCACCCCCTGA
- the dxr gene encoding 1-deoxy-D-xylulose-5-phosphate reductoisomerase, whose product MRRVCVLGSTGSIGSQALEVIGRHGDMLSVAALAARDNVAELARQANRFRPARLSIGSPELVSQLRAELTYEPQAIGHGAGGLLQAVEGDVECVLAATDGMAGLDAVLAAVDRGLTVALANKELAVAAGDPLFARARAAGAVILPVDSEHSAVFQCLAGERIEDVRQVVLTASGGPFWEHSAERMRDVTPEQALAHPTWAMGPKNTLDSATMMNKGLEIIEASRFFGLSADQLEIVVHRQSVAHAFVIFTDGSVKAQLAAPDMRIPIGYALAYPRRLPGADATKTRTAIGLGGETARLTFEPLDESRFPAVALCFRALRAGGTYPAVLSAANEEAGRAFLQGKMKFTDISALVGRALDAHAGGPATLEGIRAADAWAREITRENVGRMNSLHI is encoded by the coding sequence ATGAGACGCGTCTGCGTCCTCGGGTCGACCGGTTCCATCGGATCGCAAGCGCTCGAGGTCATCGGCCGGCATGGCGACATGCTGAGCGTGGCCGCGTTGGCCGCGCGCGACAACGTCGCGGAGCTGGCGCGTCAGGCCAACCGCTTCCGGCCGGCCCGGCTATCGATCGGCTCGCCTGAACTGGTCTCGCAGCTGCGCGCCGAGCTGACCTACGAACCGCAAGCGATCGGCCACGGTGCGGGCGGCCTCTTGCAAGCGGTCGAGGGCGATGTCGAGTGCGTTCTTGCGGCGACGGATGGCATGGCCGGGTTGGACGCCGTCCTGGCTGCGGTCGATCGCGGGCTCACGGTGGCGTTGGCGAACAAAGAACTAGCGGTGGCGGCAGGCGATCCGCTATTCGCGCGCGCGCGCGCAGCGGGCGCGGTCATTCTGCCGGTGGATTCGGAGCACAGCGCGGTATTCCAGTGCCTGGCCGGCGAGCGCATCGAAGATGTCCGCCAGGTCGTGCTGACCGCGAGCGGCGGCCCGTTCTGGGAGCATAGCGCCGAGCGCATGCGCGACGTGACGCCCGAGCAGGCGCTCGCCCACCCGACCTGGGCCATGGGTCCGAAGAACACGCTGGATTCGGCGACCATGATGAACAAGGGGCTGGAGATCATCGAGGCGAGCCGTTTCTTCGGTCTGTCAGCCGATCAGCTCGAGATCGTCGTGCACCGCCAAAGCGTCGCGCACGCATTCGTCATCTTCACCGACGGCAGCGTCAAAGCGCAGCTGGCCGCGCCCGACATGCGCATCCCGATCGGCTACGCGCTCGCCTACCCGCGCCGGCTGCCCGGCGCGGACGCGACGAAGACGCGCACCGCCATCGGGTTGGGCGGCGAGACGGCGCGTCTGACGTTTGAACCATTGGACGAAAGTCGCTTTCCCGCCGTCGCGCTCTGCTTCCGCGCACTGCGAGCCGGGGGGACGTACCCGGCAGTTCTCTCGGCCGCGAATGAAGAGGCAGGACGCGCCTTTTTGCAAGGGAAAATGAAGTTCACCGATATCAGCGCGCTCGTCGGACGCGCGTTGGACGCGCACGCAGGCGGGCCGGCCACCCTCGAAGGCATACGCGCCGCCGACGCGTGGGCGCGCGAAATCACGCGCGAGAATGTCGGTCGAATGAATTCGCTCCATATATAA
- the pyrH gene encoding UMP kinase, with product MSAVRAGAQPAYKRVLLKLSGEAFAGGGRGEPIDTDAVYRIAHEIKDVASNGVQMACVVGGGNIWRGKTASHENMDRATADYMGMLATVINALALQDALENIGVATRVQTAISMHQVAEPYIRRRAIRHLEKGRVVIFAAGTGNPYFTTDTTAALRAIEIGAEAILKATQVDGVYSADPKKDATAARFTTLDYLEVLQRGLEVLDNTALTLCMDNGLPIVVFELMREGNIRRVIWGEPIGTFVGRAHDGHAAPVV from the coding sequence ATGAGCGCCGTCCGCGCCGGCGCACAGCCGGCGTACAAACGCGTCCTGCTCAAACTCAGCGGCGAAGCGTTCGCGGGCGGCGGGCGTGGCGAGCCGATCGACACGGATGCCGTGTATCGGATCGCGCACGAGATCAAAGACGTGGCCAGCAACGGCGTGCAGATGGCCTGCGTGGTCGGCGGCGGCAACATCTGGCGCGGCAAGACGGCGTCGCACGAGAACATGGACCGCGCGACGGCAGACTACATGGGCATGCTCGCCACCGTCATCAACGCGCTGGCGCTCCAAGACGCGCTCGAGAACATCGGCGTCGCGACGCGCGTCCAAACCGCTATTTCGATGCACCAGGTCGCCGAGCCGTACATCCGCCGGCGTGCCATCCGCCATCTGGAAAAGGGGCGCGTCGTCATCTTCGCCGCGGGCACCGGCAATCCGTATTTCACCACCGACACGACCGCCGCGCTGCGCGCCATCGAGATCGGCGCGGAGGCGATCCTCAAGGCCACGCAGGTCGACGGCGTGTACAGCGCCGATCCGAAAAAAGATGCGACCGCCGCGCGCTTCACCACGCTCGACTATCTCGAGGTCCTGCAGCGCGGGCTTGAAGTGCTCGACAACACCGCGCTGACGCTGTGCATGGACAATGGCCTGCCGATCGTGGTCTTCGAGCTCATGCGCGAAGGCAACATCAGGCGCGTCATCTGGGGCGAGCCGATCGGCACGTTCGTAGGGAGGGCACACGATGGGCATGCTGCCCCAGTTGTATAA
- a CDS encoding elongation factor Ts: MTEKYVPSAADVKALREATNAPVMDCRRALVEASGDRERARKLLAERGQQVAAKKGDREVREGFIGHYVHQGGKMGVLVELACETDFVAKNEVFQKLAHDLALHICASRPRFISRDDIPAAEKAKLEIEHDGKIDKYYEEHVLLEQPFVRDESRTIADLVAGAVGVLGENIKIRRFARFDIGES; the protein is encoded by the coding sequence ATGACTGAGAAATACGTGCCGAGCGCGGCTGACGTCAAGGCACTGCGCGAGGCGACCAACGCCCCGGTGATGGATTGCCGGCGCGCGCTTGTCGAGGCCTCAGGCGACAGAGAACGGGCGCGCAAGCTGCTCGCGGAGCGCGGCCAGCAAGTCGCGGCCAAGAAGGGCGATCGCGAGGTGCGCGAAGGGTTCATCGGGCACTACGTCCATCAAGGCGGCAAGATGGGCGTGCTGGTCGAGTTGGCCTGCGAGACCGATTTCGTCGCCAAGAACGAGGTTTTCCAAAAGCTGGCCCACGATCTGGCGCTGCACATCTGCGCCTCGCGGCCGCGGTTCATCTCGCGCGACGACATCCCGGCGGCGGAGAAAGCCAAGCTCGAGATCGAGCACGACGGCAAGATCGACAAGTACTACGAGGAACACGTGCTGCTCGAGCAGCCGTTCGTGCGCGACGAGAGCCGCACGATCGCCGACCTTGTGGCCGGCGCCGTCGGCGTCCTCGGGGAGAACATCAAGATCCGCAGGTTCGCCCGGTTCGACATCGGCGAGTCTTGA
- the frr gene encoding ribosome recycling factor has protein sequence MGMLPQLYKDLEERMKKAVETTRGEFAAIRTGRANSALLDHVVVNAYGTEMPLKHCATISIPDARSIVVSPHDKSITGDVRKAIESSDIGITPNVDGGIIRLVLPPLNEERRKELVKLVHKRAEDGRVAVRNVRKDGHNHIQHAQRDGKITEDEGRRGNEHVQKLTDRFVADVDALVQTKEKEIMEV, from the coding sequence ATGGGCATGCTGCCCCAGTTGTATAAAGATCTCGAGGAGCGCATGAAGAAGGCGGTCGAGACGACGCGTGGTGAGTTCGCCGCCATCCGCACCGGGCGCGCGAACAGCGCGCTGCTCGACCACGTGGTCGTCAACGCCTACGGCACGGAGATGCCGCTCAAGCACTGCGCGACGATCTCGATTCCGGATGCGCGCAGCATCGTCGTCTCGCCCCACGATAAGTCGATCACGGGCGACGTCCGCAAGGCGATCGAGTCCTCGGACATCGGCATCACGCCGAACGTCGACGGCGGCATCATCCGCCTCGTGCTGCCGCCGCTCAACGAGGAGCGGCGCAAAGAGCTCGTCAAGCTCGTGCACAAGCGGGCCGAGGACGGCCGCGTCGCGGTGCGCAATGTCCGCAAGGACGGCCACAACCATATCCAGCACGCGCAGCGCGACGGCAAGATCACCGAAGACGAAGGCCGCCGCGGCAACGAGCACGTGCAAAAGCTCACCGACCGATTCGTGGCCGATGTGGACGCGCTCGTCCAGACCAAAGAGAAGGAGATCATGGAGGTGTGA